From one Streptomyces chromofuscus genomic stretch:
- a CDS encoding SDR family NAD(P)-dependent oxidoreductase, with amino-acid sequence MGTLDGKVALITGTAGGMGRVAALIFAREGAQVVGADIQVEANKETIELVRSAGGEMTGIAPVDLTDPDAVQQLADDAAAAYGGLDVVYNNAAMQRFGPMPDFSVEDWRATEAGELDIPFFVSKFTWPYLVRRGGGVIINVASEAGLIAGSTPPMVAHTAANAGVIGMTRQLALEGAPHGIRAVAISPGPVLTPASDRDLGDNQAARDAIISKTLLKRFARPEEVVELAAFLASDRAAYITGANYAVDGGASAW; translated from the coding sequence ATGGGAACACTCGACGGCAAGGTAGCGCTCATCACCGGCACCGCCGGAGGCATGGGCCGCGTCGCGGCACTCATCTTCGCGAGAGAGGGTGCACAGGTCGTCGGCGCCGACATCCAGGTCGAGGCCAACAAGGAGACCATCGAGCTCGTACGCAGCGCCGGCGGCGAGATGACGGGCATCGCGCCGGTCGATCTCACCGACCCGGACGCGGTGCAGCAGTTGGCCGATGACGCCGCCGCCGCTTACGGCGGGCTCGACGTGGTCTACAACAACGCGGCCATGCAGCGCTTCGGCCCCATGCCGGACTTCTCGGTGGAGGACTGGCGTGCGACCGAAGCCGGTGAACTCGACATTCCCTTCTTCGTGTCGAAGTTCACCTGGCCGTATCTGGTCCGCCGTGGTGGCGGCGTCATCATCAACGTCGCGTCGGAGGCCGGCCTGATCGCGGGTTCGACTCCCCCCATGGTCGCGCACACGGCAGCCAACGCCGGTGTCATCGGCATGACGCGACAGCTCGCGCTGGAGGGCGCCCCTCATGGGATCCGTGCGGTGGCGATCAGTCCTGGCCCGGTCCTGACCCCGGCCAGCGACCGTGACCTGGGGGACAACCAGGCCGCCCGGGACGCGATCATCAGCAAGACGCTCCTCAAGCGCTTCGCTCGCCCCGAGGAAGTCGTCGAGCTGGCCGCGTTCCTCGCTTCGGACCGCGCGGCATACATCACGGGCGCCAACTACGCTGTGGACGGCGGTGCGAGCGCCTGGTAA
- a CDS encoding aldehyde dehydrogenase family protein produces the protein MPSPGQPEFAFGGAAEVDRAVRLADEAFDSYSHTGLAERAALLDLIADKLEAVKEELAARTALETGLPAAQFEGEATRTAGVFRKFATVVRQGRFLQATIDPAQPDRQPTPRLDHRLRAVNR, from the coding sequence GTGCCAAGCCCCGGCCAACCCGAGTTCGCCTTCGGCGGTGCGGCCGAGGTCGACCGCGCGGTCCGTCTCGCCGACGAAGCCTTCGACAGCTACAGCCACACCGGGCTCGCCGAGCGGGCCGCGCTCCTCGATCTCATCGCGGACAAGCTGGAGGCGGTCAAGGAGGAACTCGCCGCCCGCACCGCCCTGGAGACCGGCCTGCCTGCCGCCCAGTTCGAAGGCGAGGCGACCCGTACCGCCGGTGTGTTCCGCAAGTTCGCCACCGTCGTCCGCCAGGGTCGCTTCCTGCAGGCGACCATCGATCCCGCCCAGCCGGACCGGCAACCCACACCCCGCCTGGACCACCGGCTGCGGGCCGTCAATCGCTAG